One region of Skermanella mucosa genomic DNA includes:
- a CDS encoding PRC-barrel domain-containing protein: protein MQKTLLLTAALALTPACPSAAPAQDRLEAGSDIVGANDLIGRSVIGADGEELGTISDFLLSLSGGIDRLIVASGGFLGIVGGREVAIPWSETETGLDTGDIRVTLTRGDFENAPEYQRQGKLGAMPGTDGQ, encoded by the coding sequence TTGCAGAAGACGCTGTTGCTGACGGCCGCGCTCGCGCTCACCCCGGCATGCCCCTCCGCCGCTCCCGCGCAGGACCGCTTGGAGGCGGGATCCGACATCGTCGGCGCGAACGATCTGATCGGTCGAAGCGTTATCGGCGCGGACGGCGAGGAGTTGGGCACGATCAGCGACTTCCTGCTGAGCCTGTCGGGCGGGATCGACCGGCTGATCGTCGCCAGCGGCGGCTTTCTGGGCATCGTGGGCGGCCGGGAGGTGGCCATCCCCTGGTCGGAAACCGAAACCGGCCTGGATACCGGCGACATCCGGGTCACCTTGACCCGGGGCGACTTCGAGAACGCTCCGGAATACCAGCGACAAGGGAAACTCGGCGCGATGCCGGGCACCGACGGGCAGTGA
- a CDS encoding class I SAM-dependent methyltransferase — MESDIIEVARGLLAAKRYRAARRLLASRPDLSPCGHALLGTAYLGMKDFEPALAHLRRAAELDPDDAGIRVQLARACTAAGLPHVAVRLLEPLAATPPVDAEAWEALAAAYRLDARYGDAVRLSVLAASAGEQTGQLLYEEAMCRHALGDAAAALAAWDRLLDRQPGLAAGWFRSHAAALQVRSLEEALDRLRRATACHGANGKYWAFLAAYARLDGREGDAAAILDGPLRDRPHHHALVDGVGALLPRLAADFRLFGCGADLLRHGVGLATGKGLVLEFGVRRGTSIDHIAEVAGQEVHGFDSFEGLPEDWGSQRRGSFTTGLELPAVRDNVTLHAGWFSDTLPPFLADHGEAVRFANIDCDIYSSTRTVLTALAARLVPGTILVFDEFIGNRTWREHEYRAFMECAAETGIGYEYAAACPFTGQAVVHIL, encoded by the coding sequence ATGGAGTCGGACATCATCGAGGTTGCGCGCGGCCTGCTCGCCGCCAAGCGGTACCGGGCGGCGCGCCGTCTGCTCGCGTCCCGGCCCGACCTGTCCCCCTGCGGCCATGCCCTGCTCGGGACGGCCTATCTCGGCATGAAGGACTTCGAGCCGGCGCTGGCCCACCTGCGCCGCGCCGCCGAGCTTGATCCCGACGACGCCGGGATCCGCGTCCAACTCGCGCGGGCCTGCACCGCCGCTGGCCTGCCCCATGTCGCGGTCCGCCTGCTGGAGCCGCTGGCCGCGACGCCGCCGGTCGATGCCGAAGCGTGGGAGGCGCTGGCCGCGGCTTACCGGCTGGACGCCCGCTATGGGGACGCCGTCCGTCTGTCGGTCCTGGCCGCCTCGGCAGGGGAGCAGACCGGACAGCTGCTGTACGAGGAAGCCATGTGCCGCCACGCGCTGGGCGACGCCGCCGCGGCGCTGGCCGCCTGGGACAGGCTGCTGGACCGACAGCCCGGCCTCGCGGCCGGCTGGTTCCGGAGCCATGCGGCGGCGCTCCAGGTCCGGTCGCTCGAAGAGGCGCTCGACCGGCTGCGGCGGGCGACCGCCTGCCACGGCGCCAACGGCAAGTACTGGGCTTTCCTCGCCGCCTATGCGCGGCTCGACGGCAGGGAAGGGGATGCCGCCGCGATCCTCGACGGACCGCTCCGCGACCGCCCGCACCACCATGCGCTGGTGGACGGCGTCGGCGCGCTGCTGCCACGCCTTGCCGCCGACTTCCGCTTGTTCGGCTGCGGCGCCGACCTGCTCCGGCACGGTGTCGGCCTGGCAACCGGAAAGGGACTGGTGCTGGAGTTCGGCGTCCGGCGCGGAACCTCGATCGACCATATCGCCGAGGTCGCGGGCCAGGAGGTCCATGGCTTCGACTCGTTCGAAGGTTTGCCGGAGGACTGGGGCAGCCAGCGCCGGGGCAGCTTCACCACCGGCCTGGAACTGCCGGCCGTGAGAGACAACGTGACCCTTCATGCCGGCTGGTTCAGCGACACCCTGCCGCCGTTCCTGGCCGACCACGGCGAAGCCGTGCGCTTCGCCAACATCGACTGCGACATCTACTCCTCGACCCGCACCGTCCTGACGGCGCTGGCCGCCCGGTTGGTGCCGGGCACGATCCTGGTGTTCGACGAATTCATCGGGAACCGCACCTGGCGCGAGCACGAGTACAGGGCGTTCATGGAATGCGCCGCCGAGACCGGGATCGGGTACGAGTACGCCGCGGCCTGCCCGTTCACCGGGCAGGCCGTGGTGCACATCCTATGA
- a CDS encoding anti-sigma factor family protein: protein MENYDDIHVLDLHAYIDDLLDPPRRRAVEAYLAVHPEKAEWVRRCRLQNDAMRAIFGPAAEEALPGRLSSVFKPKRPSRFPGLVSRMSPLAATLLLGCGLGWSAAAFLPRHEVSTQVLRESASLAHTDVRKATVAGHLAPSEPMLRPIQWVEQASMVDLQIPDLSRYRFSLVGSQVTATTNRSQAAQLTYQDDLGRRLTLQVQPRLPDPDPEIETETRNEVRVAYWLDGPLMYVMASDLPRDESLAVAESLHRSIRKMPPPEPEPEFGIAKRLKSLLWTRG from the coding sequence ATGGAAAATTACGACGATATCCACGTTCTCGACCTGCACGCCTACATCGACGATCTGCTTGATCCGCCGCGACGGCGCGCGGTCGAGGCATATCTGGCGGTGCATCCCGAAAAGGCGGAGTGGGTCAGGCGCTGCCGGCTGCAGAACGATGCCATGCGGGCGATCTTCGGACCCGCGGCGGAGGAAGCCCTGCCCGGCCGGCTGTCATCGGTGTTCAAGCCGAAGCGGCCGTCCCGGTTTCCCGGCCTGGTCAGCCGTATGTCGCCTCTGGCGGCGACTCTTCTCCTAGGGTGCGGATTGGGATGGTCGGCGGCTGCGTTCCTTCCCCGCCATGAGGTCTCGACCCAGGTCCTTCGCGAGAGCGCCTCGCTGGCGCACACCGACGTGAGGAAAGCGACGGTGGCGGGGCACTTGGCGCCGTCGGAGCCGATGCTGCGCCCGATCCAGTGGGTCGAGCAGGCGAGCATGGTCGACCTGCAAATCCCGGATCTCAGCCGGTACCGGTTCAGTCTGGTCGGCAGCCAGGTCACCGCCACGACCAACCGCTCGCAGGCAGCACAACTCACTTACCAGGACGATCTGGGCCGGCGGCTGACGCTGCAGGTACAGCCCCGCCTGCCCGATCCGGACCCCGAGATCGAGACCGAAACGCGCAACGAGGTTCGCGTCGCCTACTGGCTCGACGGTCCGCTGATGTACGTGATGGCGAGCGACCTGCCGAGGGACGAATCCCTGGCGGTCGCCGAAAGCCTGCACCGGTCGATACGCAAGATGCCGCCTCCGGAGCCCGAACCCGAGTTCGGCATCGCCAAGCGGCTCAAGTCGCTCCTCTGGACACGGGGGTGA